Proteins from a genomic interval of Desulfovibrio piger:
- a CDS encoding alanine racemase has product MTTLAALTTPCLLLEDEKLQANMDRLARRLHERGVSLRPHLKTCKNIEIARRCMESPSGPATVSTLAEAEYFAAGGVHDICYAVGIAPNKLERVAELRRRGIDLSVVLDNEESARLLVDFARQRDCRLAVLLEIDCDGHRAGLRPDDPRLTAIAALLRDGGQEVRGVLTHAGSAYDLPTTEAIAALAVQECAAANTAARLLREAGFPCPVVSVGSTPTAFFGEDFSGITEVRAGVYVFQDLVMAGLGVCRPEDLALSVLTTVIGRQSDGSALIIDAGWMALSRDTGLPWKREEFGYGLVCDEAGNLIPGLRVTETNQEHGIVSGPSCPALPAGSRLRILPIHACATAACFDSYTVLREGRISGRLERCRGW; this is encoded by the coding sequence ATGACCACACTTGCTGCGCTGACCACGCCCTGTCTGCTGCTGGAAGACGAAAAGCTCCAGGCCAATATGGACCGGCTGGCCCGCCGCCTGCATGAGCGCGGCGTCTCCCTGCGGCCCCATCTCAAGACCTGCAAGAATATCGAGATCGCCCGCCGCTGCATGGAAAGCCCCTCCGGCCCGGCCACGGTCTCCACACTGGCGGAAGCCGAATATTTCGCCGCAGGCGGTGTGCATGACATCTGTTACGCCGTCGGCATCGCGCCCAACAAGCTGGAGCGCGTGGCCGAACTGCGCCGGCGCGGCATCGACCTGAGCGTGGTGCTGGACAATGAGGAAAGCGCCCGGCTGCTGGTGGACTTTGCCCGGCAGCGGGACTGCCGTCTGGCCGTGCTGCTGGAGATAGACTGCGACGGACACCGGGCCGGACTGCGCCCCGACGATCCCCGCCTGACGGCCATCGCCGCCCTGCTGCGGGACGGCGGCCAGGAGGTCCGCGGCGTCCTGACCCATGCGGGCTCTGCCTACGACCTGCCCACCACGGAAGCCATCGCCGCTCTGGCCGTGCAGGAATGCGCCGCGGCCAATACGGCGGCCCGGCTGCTGCGGGAAGCCGGCTTCCCCTGCCCTGTGGTCAGCGTCGGTTCCACGCCCACGGCCTTTTTCGGTGAGGATTTTTCCGGCATCACGGAAGTCCGGGCCGGCGTCTATGTCTTCCAGGATCTTGTCATGGCCGGTCTGGGCGTCTGCCGCCCCGAAGACCTGGCCCTTTCCGTGCTGACCACGGTCATCGGCCGCCAGAGCGACGGCAGCGCCCTGATCATCGACGCGGGCTGGATGGCCCTTTCCCGTGATACGGGCCTGCCCTGGAAGCGGGAAGAGTTCGGCTACGGGCTCGTCTGCGACGAAGCCGGGAACCTGATCCCCGGCCTGCGCGTCACGGAGACCAATCAGGAGCACGGCATCGTCAGCGGGCCTTCCTGCCCTGCCCTGCCTGCGGGCAGCCGGCTGCGCATCCTGCCCATCCACGCCTGCGCCACCGCCGCCTGCTTCGACAGTTATACCGTCCTGCGTGAAGGACGGATCAGCGGCCGCCTTGAACGCTGCCGGGGCTGGTAA
- a CDS encoding TetR/AcrR family transcriptional regulator, with translation MDDMLEDKRRSKGEATRMALLEAALVLFGERGFEGTSTRDIAGLAGCNQGLISFHFGGKEGLYDAARTVIFENLGSIVRPMTRRLEEALAAETDAAALCGMLQTEITAILTAFIRKQHHQSWFLLLRRSLHVGDEKTRELHSALFLPLLDVIGRILAKAGPAGEDSALKAFLLVDMAFSILRDYPMFSAISPARDAEADARELAGMLFRGILAR, from the coding sequence ATGGACGATATGCTGGAGGATAAAAGACGCAGCAAGGGAGAGGCTACCCGGATGGCCTTGCTGGAAGCGGCCCTGGTCCTGTTTGGGGAACGCGGCTTCGAGGGGACGAGCACCCGCGATATCGCCGGGCTGGCCGGTTGCAATCAGGGGCTCATCTCTTTCCATTTCGGCGGCAAGGAGGGCCTGTACGATGCGGCCCGTACCGTCATTTTCGAGAATCTGGGCAGCATCGTGCGCCCCATGACACGCCGTCTGGAGGAGGCCCTGGCTGCGGAGACGGATGCCGCAGCCCTGTGCGGCATGTTGCAGACGGAGATCACGGCGATCTTGACCGCGTTCATACGCAAGCAGCACCACCAGTCCTGGTTCCTGCTGCTGCGGCGTTCGCTGCATGTGGGCGACGAAAAAACGCGCGAGCTGCATTCGGCCCTGTTCCTGCCCCTGCTGGACGTCATCGGCCGCATCCTGGCAAAGGCCGGTCCTGCAGGAGAAGACAGCGCCCTGAAAGCCTTCCTGCTGGTGGATATGGCGTTCAGCATCCTGCGTGATTATCCCATGTTCTCTGCTATCTCTCCTGCGCGTGATGCGGAGGCGGATGCCCGGGAATTGGCCGGGATGCTCTTCCGGGGGATCCTGGCCCGCTGA
- a CDS encoding ABC transporter permease — MKKILESFCAECAVLAASRGARSIFVVGILFYSLLYPSPYFYEVPQDLPFFAVDQDGSTSSRQLLRSLDATEGIRLHRYADLGQAFADLRSGDMVGGIVVPRDFERGLLRGQETVVPFYSEAAHLLSYGMLVQGGRLATENLGAGARVERLRKQGVPESAALALQVRGRIDARLLYNPVGNYASNTVPPVFVLILQQIMIIGCAMLAVTRKERFPQAPGDMAAAAGRVLLSLCLGLIFAFYYLFVLQQVDDLLPVRDFAVLLFFLLPFFSVCHFLGSMLGEYFSKEHTVLLLMLPTSIPFLFLSGTIWPLQAMPLPFACLAQFVPATPAISGYMLMAFRGATLADVLPFWGQLILLNAVVLAAWKAQRLFRAGVPGGSGRISVPR, encoded by the coding sequence ATGAAGAAAATACTGGAGAGCTTTTGTGCGGAATGCGCCGTATTGGCGGCCTCCCGTGGTGCCCGTTCCATCTTCGTCGTGGGCATCCTGTTCTATTCGCTGCTGTATCCCAGCCCGTATTTTTATGAGGTCCCGCAGGATCTGCCGTTTTTTGCCGTGGATCAGGATGGCAGCACCAGCAGCCGCCAGCTGCTGCGCAGTCTGGATGCCACGGAAGGGATACGCCTGCATCGCTATGCCGATCTGGGGCAGGCCTTTGCCGATCTGCGGTCGGGCGATATGGTGGGGGGCATCGTGGTGCCGAGGGATTTTGAACGGGGACTGCTGCGCGGGCAGGAGACCGTGGTGCCGTTCTACAGTGAGGCGGCTCATCTGCTGTCCTACGGCATGCTGGTACAGGGAGGGCGGCTGGCCACGGAAAACCTGGGAGCAGGGGCCCGCGTGGAGCGCCTGCGCAAACAGGGCGTACCGGAAAGCGCGGCGCTGGCCCTGCAGGTGCGGGGACGCATCGATGCCCGGCTGCTGTACAATCCCGTGGGCAATTATGCCAGCAATACGGTCCCGCCCGTGTTCGTGCTGATCTTGCAGCAGATCATGATCATCGGCTGCGCCATGCTGGCCGTGACCCGGAAGGAGCGCTTTCCCCAGGCCCCCGGCGACATGGCCGCTGCAGCGGGCAGAGTGCTGCTGTCCCTGTGCCTTGGCCTGATCTTTGCCTTCTATTATCTGTTTGTGCTGCAGCAGGTGGACGACCTGCTGCCTGTCCGGGATTTTGCCGTACTGCTGTTCTTTCTGCTGCCCTTTTTCAGCGTATGCCATTTCCTGGGCAGCATGCTGGGGGAATATTTCAGCAAGGAGCATACGGTCCTGCTGCTCATGCTCCCTACGTCCATCCCCTTCCTCTTCCTGAGCGGCACCATCTGGCCGTTGCAGGCCATGCCCCTGCCTTTTGCCTGTCTGGCCCAGTTCGTGCCTGCCACCCCTGCCATTTCCGGCTATATGCTGATGGCCTTCCGCGGAGCGACGCTGGCCGATGTCCTGCCATTCTGGGGCCAGCTGATCCTGCTCAATGCCGTGGTCCTGGCGGCCTGGAAGGCCCAGCGTCTGTTCAGGGCTGGAGTTCCCGGCGGATCTGGGCGCATATCCGTTCCGCGATGA
- a CDS encoding HlyD family secretion protein: protein MMRRFLLPAVLGLVAAGIAVMALSGLLDVDRENTFIQGEMDGTRIDVAAKFSARVAATPGRDGAPVRQGDLLLRLDGTEMEARVLQTRQELERARAQLEKALNGTREEEIRRLHQQHQEAVAALALAEKTHARCRVLHAQQAVSTQRYDEAVNALTQARARERAMKAALEEAVTGSRQEDIAAARAATQALEARLQEVESMARDVELRSPVDGEISKVLVDVGELVAPGYPLVTLIELDDLWMVIQVREDQLQDVRMGRLLVGQIPALSGKKVVFRVDYMAPLGNYATWRATNNSDSFDLKTFEVRGRPVKPVPGLRPGMSVIFAWPFDPVMEDGH from the coding sequence ATGATGCGTCGTTTCTTGTTGCCGGCAGTACTGGGGCTGGTGGCTGCGGGGATCGCGGTCATGGCTTTGTCCGGCCTGCTGGATGTCGACCGGGAAAACACCTTCATCCAGGGAGAGATGGACGGGACGCGGATAGATGTCGCGGCCAAATTCTCGGCCCGGGTGGCAGCGACACCGGGGCGGGACGGGGCGCCCGTGCGGCAGGGCGATCTGCTGTTGCGCCTGGACGGGACGGAGATGGAGGCCCGTGTGCTGCAGACCCGTCAGGAGCTGGAACGGGCGCGGGCCCAGTTGGAAAAAGCGCTCAACGGGACGCGCGAAGAAGAGATACGTCGTCTGCACCAGCAGCATCAGGAAGCTGTGGCGGCGCTGGCCCTGGCGGAAAAGACCCACGCCCGCTGCCGTGTCCTGCATGCACAGCAGGCCGTCTCCACCCAGCGCTATGATGAAGCGGTCAATGCCCTGACCCAGGCCCGGGCCCGCGAGCGCGCCATGAAGGCCGCACTGGAAGAAGCCGTCACCGGTTCGCGGCAGGAGGACATCGCGGCGGCCAGGGCTGCCACCCAGGCGCTGGAAGCGCGCCTGCAGGAAGTGGAGAGCATGGCGCGGGATGTGGAGCTGCGCTCGCCCGTGGATGGGGAGATCAGCAAGGTCCTTGTGGACGTGGGGGAACTGGTGGCGCCGGGCTATCCTTTGGTGACGCTCATCGAACTGGATGATCTGTGGATGGTGATCCAGGTCCGCGAGGACCAGCTGCAGGATGTCCGCATGGGCAGGCTGCTGGTGGGGCAGATCCCCGCGCTGTCCGGCAAAAAGGTGGTCTTTCGGGTCGATTACATGGCGCCGCTGGGCAATTACGCCACCTGGCGCGCCACCAACAATTCGGATTCTTTCGACCTGAAGACCTTTGAAGTCCGGGGACGCCCCGTGAAGCCCGTCCCCGGTCTGCGGCCGGGCATGAGCGTCATTTTTGCCTGGCCTTTCGATCCCGTCATGGAGGATGGACACTGA
- a CDS encoding DMT family transporter: MDGHVLLLVLAAALLHATWNSIVKGGSNKLFESSMNALGGGLGALLILPFLPAPAPESWGLLALSCCFHLTYYICISQAYDKVDLSMGYTIMRGCAPMITALALLLLGNHISLTGWGGVLLLCLGILTLTLEHVHKGARAADILICLRTSLVIAGYTLADGYGARASGNGVSYTCWIFFLNIFPIHAYVLWRHGGTYISYLRKRAATGLFGGLCGLGSYGIALWAMTLAPIALVAALRETSVIFGMLLAVIFLHERLSRSRIMAILIVMGGAMLIRLG, from the coding sequence ATGGACGGACATGTCCTGCTTCTTGTGCTGGCCGCAGCCCTGCTGCATGCCACCTGGAACAGCATCGTCAAAGGCGGCTCCAACAAACTCTTCGAATCTTCCATGAACGCCCTGGGCGGCGGGCTGGGGGCCCTGCTCATCCTGCCCTTCCTGCCCGCACCGGCGCCGGAATCCTGGGGTCTGCTGGCTCTTTCCTGTTGTTTCCACCTGACATACTACATCTGCATCTCGCAGGCCTATGACAAGGTGGACCTCTCCATGGGCTATACCATCATGCGCGGCTGTGCCCCCATGATCACGGCCCTGGCTCTGCTGCTACTCGGCAATCACATCAGCCTCACCGGCTGGGGCGGCGTCCTCCTGCTCTGCCTCGGCATCCTGACCCTGACCCTGGAGCATGTCCACAAGGGCGCCCGCGCCGCGGACATCCTCATCTGTCTGCGCACCTCTCTGGTCATCGCGGGCTATACGCTGGCCGACGGCTACGGCGCCCGTGCCAGCGGCAACGGCGTCAGCTACACCTGCTGGATCTTCTTCCTCAATATCTTCCCCATCCATGCCTATGTGCTCTGGCGGCACGGCGGCACCTACATCAGCTATCTGCGGAAGCGCGCGGCCACGGGCCTGTTCGGCGGCCTGTGCGGTCTGGGCTCCTACGGCATCGCCCTCTGGGCCATGACCCTGGCCCCCATCGCCCTGGTGGCGGCCCTGCGCGAGACCTCCGTGATCTTCGGCATGCTGCTGGCCGTCATCTTCCTGCATGAACGGCTTTCCCGCTCGCGCATCATGGCCATCCTCATCGTCATGGGCGGGGCCATGCTGATACGGCTCGGCTGA
- a CDS encoding ABC transporter permease: MGSFWAAALAQVRSWPRDRLFIWLLLIAPLSGMVILDGLFADGLLRRLPVAVCDLDGSSTSRELIRRVDALPSARVAALLASPDEGRDAIRRGEVFAVLVIPRHFERDLLRRRPVQAIAYIDGQHMPVGSVLRRDLVDLGTAGWKLAFTDTLRRSGVPPVQADWQTAGIGLDLRSLGNPAANYKIFLVHSFLPILLQLTSLLYSVCVLHRLRPERPSMARVWGSVCPAALLVGMLGYLQTGLLAARGYFPLQASVLTVCVIYLLFSLACAALAVFIAGLCDEILLALMMVSGLASPAFAFAGITFPQLAMPPFARFWSGLLPSTQLLRLEGSVIQMGDALGQHWPILGALCLLACVYGGLGSLFHGLRSRRQEEEIAR, encoded by the coding sequence ATGGGCTCATTCTGGGCCGCCGCCCTGGCGCAAGTCCGCTCCTGGCCACGGGACAGGCTCTTCATCTGGCTGCTGCTCATAGCGCCCCTGTCCGGCATGGTCATCCTTGACGGGCTGTTTGCGGATGGCCTGCTCCGCCGCTTGCCCGTAGCCGTCTGCGACCTTGATGGCAGCAGTACGTCCCGCGAGCTGATCCGCCGGGTGGATGCCCTGCCCAGTGCGCGGGTTGCGGCGCTGCTCGCCTCACCGGACGAGGGCAGGGACGCCATCCGCCGTGGCGAAGTCTTCGCCGTGCTGGTGATACCGCGCCATTTTGAACGGGATCTGCTCCGCCGGCGTCCTGTGCAGGCCATAGCCTATATTGATGGGCAACATATGCCGGTGGGCAGCGTCCTGCGGCGGGATCTGGTGGATCTTGGCACTGCCGGCTGGAAGCTGGCCTTTACCGATACGCTGCGCCGATCCGGGGTCCCTCCGGTACAGGCGGACTGGCAGACAGCGGGGATAGGGCTGGATCTGCGTTCACTGGGCAATCCCGCGGCCAATTACAAGATCTTCCTCGTCCATTCCTTCCTGCCCATCCTGCTGCAACTGACCTCTCTGCTGTACAGCGTCTGCGTCCTGCACCGTCTGCGTCCGGAACGGCCCTCCATGGCGCGGGTCTGGGGCAGTGTCTGTCCGGCGGCCCTGCTCGTGGGGATGCTGGGCTACCTCCAGACAGGCCTGCTGGCTGCGCGCGGCTACTTTCCTCTACAGGCCTCCGTCCTGACGGTCTGCGTGATCTATCTGCTGTTCTCGCTGGCCTGCGCGGCACTGGCGGTCTTTATCGCTGGCCTGTGCGACGAGATACTTCTGGCCCTGATGATGGTCTCGGGGCTGGCATCCCCGGCCTTTGCCTTTGCCGGGATCACCTTCCCGCAGCTGGCCATGCCGCCTTTTGCCCGTTTCTGGTCGGGGCTGCTGCCGTCTACCCAGCTGCTGCGGCTGGAAGGCAGCGTGATCCAGATGGGCGATGCCCTGGGCCAGCACTGGCCCATCCTGGGGGCCCTATGCCTGCTGGCCTGCGTGTACGGCGGACTGGGAAGCCTGTTCCATGGCCTGCGTTCGCGCCGTCAGGAAGAGGAGATCGCCCGATGA
- a CDS encoding TetR/AcrR family transcriptional regulator gives MPRPSRKIAIMQAAARLFAAKGYSAVSVRDIAAEMELTPASLYYYFPDKETLYRQTLVMVFTGVQSAFKAPQGTTGIEKMECLIRNVVTYCCGNPIFTRLLLRELNEGLEERLHFLADSVFATLHENFIKILAQYGIRDTERIMESIESSLIGYLQLSRVSHSLRHYAGHPLTAAVIAERICAQIRRELQP, from the coding sequence ATGCCCCGCCCTTCCAGAAAAATCGCCATCATGCAGGCCGCTGCCAGGCTCTTTGCGGCCAAAGGCTACAGCGCCGTCTCGGTACGCGACATCGCAGCCGAGATGGAACTGACGCCGGCTTCGCTCTATTACTACTTTCCTGACAAGGAGACCCTGTACCGGCAGACCCTGGTCATGGTGTTCACCGGCGTGCAAAGCGCGTTCAAGGCCCCGCAGGGGACCACCGGCATCGAAAAAATGGAATGCCTCATCAGGAACGTCGTCACCTACTGCTGCGGCAATCCCATCTTCACCCGCCTTCTGCTCCGCGAGCTCAACGAAGGGCTGGAAGAGCGTCTCCACTTCCTCGCTGACAGCGTTTTTGCCACCCTCCACGAGAACTTCATCAAGATACTTGCCCAGTACGGGATCCGGGATACGGAACGGATCATGGAATCCATCGAAAGTTCCCTCATCGGCTACCTGCAGCTCAGCCGGGTATCGCACAGCCTCCGGCATTATGCCGGCCATCCCCTGACGGCCGCCGTCATCGCGGAACGGATATGCGCCCAGATCCGCCGGGAACTCCAGCCCTGA